GTTCGCGAGGCAGCGCCAGCCACGCTTCGTCCTTTGGACTCGCCAAGCTACCGCAGCTGTAAAAGTTTCAGCGCCGAAGCCCAATCGGTGTGAAACGCTACCTCCCCCATTTTCTTGCAGCCCTCTTCTTCTTCTCCCTGCTCGCCAGCAAGTTTGACGCGCAACACGGGTTCAGCGAGCTCGCCGGCTTCGGGCAAGACTACGACCGGCCCCAGATACCCGCGCTAAGGGAACTGGAAATTTACGAAAAGCCAGATTCCACCGGCTACGACGGACAGTTCTACGTCCAAATCGCCCTCGATCCCACCCTCTCCGACCCCGCCCTCGCGGAAGCCGTCGACCACCCGTCCTACCGGGCCCGCCGCATTCTCCAGCCAGCCTTCGCCTACGCCCTAGGATTCGGACAGCCCTGGCTCATCCTGCAAATCCACTCTTTGCTCAACGTCGCCAGCCTCGCCCTCTGCGGCATCCTGCTCCTGCGCTGGCTCCCGGCCGTCAGCTGGGAAAACTTCGCCCGCTGGGCCGCCTGCATCTTTTCCATGGGCGCCCTCGAAAGCGTGCGCTACTCCCTCGCCGACCTCCCTGCCACCACCCTGGCACTCGCCACCATCGCCCTGCTCGACAGCACGCGCGGCAAGCTCGCCGTGGCGGCTAACGCTCTCGCCGCCCTGAGCAAGGAAACCTCCCTCATCAACGCGGCCACCTTCCTGTCGCCAAGCGAGAGCGAGCCTTCCACCTTCAAGAAACGCCTCCTGCACGGTTGCATTGCCGGAGCGATCGCCCTCGCAAGCCTCGGGCTTTGGATGCTCTACGTCTCTTCCGTCTTCCCTCTCACCGTCAACGCTTCCGACAACATCGGAATCCCCTTCGCCGGGATCTACCGCGGCCTCGCCGAATCTTTCCAAGAGCTCGCCGCCAGCGGTTTCTCCGACCGCTACTTTTTCCGCATCCTCGCCATCGCGGGCCTGCTCTTCCAATTCGCCTACCTGCTCGCCAAGCCTTCGCCCCGCAACCGCATTTGGACGCTCGGCATCCTCTACGGCTGCCTCTTCCTCACGCTTGGCGACGCCGTCTGGCGAGGCTACTGGGCAGGATGCCGCATCGCCCTGCCGCTCACCATCGCCTTCAACATCCTTCTCTCCTCCAAAAACAAAGCCTTTTTCTGGTCCTCCCTCGTCCTCAGCAACCTCACCGTGGCCCACGCCATCATCCGCTGGCTCTAGCAGCTTGTGGGTACCGAGCGAATGCGACACTCGAGCGAAGCGGAGACACGTGCTCTTGACGGGCATAGCTCGCCCGTCGAGCGAAGACTGTTGTCACGCGAAACCGTTTCCTTGAAACTGTCTTCGCCTTCCCGGACCTCTCCCCGCAGAACCTCTCCTCACGTGGCCGACAAGATCTCTAAAGCGAAACGCTCCTGGCTGATGTCCCGCGTCGCCAGCAAGCATACCAAGCCCGAGCGGCTGGTGCGCAGCCTGCTCCACCGTCTCGGCTACCGCTTCACCGTCAACGGCCCCAAAAACAAAAGCCTGCCCGGCCGCCCCGACATCGTTTTCCCTTCCCGCAAGATCGCCCTCTTCGTACACGGCTGCTTCTGGCACCGCCACCACGGCTGCAAAACCGCCACCACTCCCAAAAGCAACACCGCCTACTGGAACGCCAAGTTCGCCCGCAACGTCGAACGGGACTGCCAAACCGAAGCCGCCCTCCAACAAAAAGGCTGGCAAGTCATCGTCGTTTGGGAATGCGAGCTCAAGCAGCTCGAGCAACTGGCGGCCCGCCTCATCAATACCCTCCCGCGCGTCGATTCCCTCAACCTCCCCGAGGACATCGACGATAGCCAGCTCGTGGCCGAAACCCAAGCCGTCTACGCCTCCCGCCTATCAAAGTCTCGCTAATAAACGCCCCACAGTTGCCATTTCCCTCGTGAATGGCATTCGATGGTAAGCCTGAGCCGTTCCGCCACCGACCGCATGATCATCGCACCTTTGCCCAACGACGAATCAGACCGCATCGCGGCCCTGAAACGGTACCAAATCCTGGATACCGAAGCGGAGGAATTGTTCGATGACATCTCAAAGATCGCCGCGGCCATCTGCGACGTGCCCATCGCTCTCATTAGCCTGATCGACGAAGACCGCCAGTGGTTCAAATCAAAGGTCGGACTGGAGGCTACGGAAACGCCCCGCGAGTACGCCTTCTGCTCCCACGCCATCCTCCAACCGGGGGAGCTGCTCATCGTTCCAGACGCTAGCAAGGACCCACGCTTTTGCGACAATCCACTCGTGACCGGCGCTCCCGACATACGCTTCTACGCCGGTTCTCCCATTGTCACCAACGACCGCCAGGCCCTCGGAACCCTCTGCGTTATCGACTCAAAATCGAGACAGCTCACGGAGGCTCAAGCCGAAGCCCTCCGCCACCTCTCCAAACAAGTCTGCGCCAACCTGGAGCTCCGACTCGCCCGCAAAAAGCTCGAGCTGCTGAACGAAGCCAAGAACAAGTTCTTCTCCCTCATCGCCCACGACCTGCGCTCGCCCATCAACTCCATCCTCTCCATCGCCGAACTACTGGTCGATCCGAACTCCGGACTGAGCCCAGAAGACGAGGAACAATTCAAAAAACACCTCTACGCCAGCGCCCGCGTCACTTCTCAAACCGCAGAAAACCTGCTGAGCCTCATCCAGTTCGAGCAAGGCCGCTTCAGCTTCGAACCGCGCTCCCTCTCTGTCCGAGAAACCCTCTCCGCGTGCGAAGACTCGATTTCCGGATCCTGCAAGTCCAAGGGGATTCGCATCCTCACCTCCTGCAACCCCGATCTCGTCGCCTGGGCCGACTCGCGCTTGCTGCAGTCGATCGTGCAAAACCTGCTTTCAAACGCTGTAAAGTTCTCCCACCTTTCCGGAAAAATCCTGCTCAACGCCCGCAGCGACGGAGAAACGGTCACCATCACTGTGCAAGACTTCGGACAAGGGATTAAGCCCAAAGCCCTCGACCTTCTCTTCGACTACACGTCCAGCTACAGCACCAGCGGGACCGCAGGCGAACACGGCTCCGGACTCGGACTCGCCCTTTGCAAACAGTTCTCTCAACGACTCGGCGGGGATCTCGTATTGGAATCCGAATACGGAAAAGGCACAACCGCCACCCTCACGATTCCAGCAAAAGAGTAACGCTTTCGAAAGGTTCGGAGCTCGCGCCATTGCGCGCGGGCTCGATACCTCCACGCGAAGCCTACCTGCCCGCGAACTCCTTAGCCAAGGTCAGGCGGTGGATCTTCGCATTGTGCCGCACGTCCACCGGAAACCCTTTGTGCAAGAAGAAATGGCGGATATCAGCCGTCACTTCACATGCCGCAGCTAGAGAGCGAACCTCCCTTAGCAAGGCCTGCTCTTCGTCACTAGACTTTGGATACATTCCCGCAAAAGGCTCCAGCACCAGAGCCGGAACCACCTGCCCGTCGGTCTCGTAGCGAATCAAGGCAGAGCGAAAGATCTTCTCATGCACATTCACCACGCCTTCGCATCGGTCCGTGTAGAAGACGCCATCCACCGTTTCCACCCGTTCCACCTTGCGGCCGCAGAACCACAAACGTCCATCCGCGTCGATGTATCCAAGATCTCCGATACGATGCCAAACCCGCTCGCCATCGACGATCTTGGAAAGACGCGTCGCTTCCGGCAACTGGTCGTAGGCCTTGGTCACGCTCGGCCCCGTCACCACGATCTCTCCAATTTCGCCCGCAGGAAGCGCTCGCTGCAAGTCGCCTACCTCCATGGCCTCGTCCTTCAACGGGAGAATCCGCGCCTCCACGCCTTCCAAGATTCTTCCCACGCACGTTCCCTCTCCCCGAGCCGAGCGTTCCGCTGCGATTTCGAGCACCTCGTCGTCCACCACCGAGGAAACTGGTAACACCTCAGTCGCGCCATACGGAGAGTGTACGTGCCCGTTCGTCAAGATGCGCTTAAACCGTTTCATCAAAGTCGGGGGCACCGGAGCCCCCGCCATCAAAATTCGCTTCAAGCTGGGAAGCTCGATGTCATGGGAATCGCAATACACGCCAATCTTAGCCCAAAGCGCCGGCGAGCCAAACGAGTTCGTAACCCCGCATTGCTGGATGGCTTGCACGATCTTCTGCGGGTCGACGGTAGCCGGCTTACTGGGGTTGATCTCTGGCACCACCGTGGTCATGCCTAAAGCTGGGTTGAAGAGCGCGAAAATCGGCAGCATGGGAAGGTCAACCTCTCCCGGTTCGATTTGGTACTGCCGGCGAATGGCCTCTACCTGAGCTTCGAACATGCCGTGCTCGTAGCAAACGCCTTTGGGAGCGCCCGTCGAGCCGGAGGTGAACAGCACCGCCGCCAAGTCGTCGCGCTGGGTATCAGCAGCCGCCTCTTCCGCAAAGCCGCTCGCCACCCGATCGAGCGGGCCGCCTACCTTCACCTTTGCCCGCACACTGCGAAACGACTTTCTGAATACACGCGAAACCCAAACGGCTAGCGAGATACCCACCAAAAACTCTGGCTGGGAGCGGCGCACGCAGTTAAGAAAGCTCTTCAAGCCCATGCCCGGATCGATCACCACCGGCACGGCCCCTATCTTGAAAAGGGCAAAACAGATCGCGATCAACGGCAAGCCGGGCTTCACCATCAGCAGCACACGAGATCCTTTGCCGATCCCCTTGGCGCGTAAGCGTCTCGCCCATTCGTTCTGCTCGGCCGCCAGCTCGCGGAAGCTCAAGCGAAGGTAGTCGATTTTCCCGTGGCTGTCGCGGCCCCGCGGCACCATCAAGGCGGCGACTTCAGATTGCGTCTGCGCCTTCTCGTCCAGAAAGCGGGATACGTTGACCACCGTCATTGATTTTCAACTACAATTGACCTACGGCTGCGCCTTCAGATCCTCGAGGCAAGGTCCGAGCAATTCTTGCTGCCACGGCAGGAAGCCGCTCAGGTCGTCAGGATCCCGCGCCACTTGAGCCACTTGGCTGCGCGTCGCAATCAAAGTCGGGTCAATGGCAAGTTCCTTCGAAAGCTTGTCGCGAAAGGCCTTCACCGTGTCCTGCCGATCCAGCTCCTGCTGCGAAAGCGGCGCCCGACGTTCCGGGCGCGGCGGACGTTGCGGCAAGGTTTCCACGTCCCGCGAGGCGCCTTGCTTGAGCGCATCCTTCAAGCCTTGGCGAGCGCGGCGCTGGATCCCCTGCGGAAGCCCCTCGAAGACGAACTCCCAGTTTCCTTCGGAGACGCCTTCTGCCAAAGCAATGATATAGTCGTTGCCAAGCACCTTGAAGGGCGGGCGATCCAAGCGCTTGGCCAAGTTTTGGCGCCAGTGCCACAGTTCGTAGACCGCCGCCTGCCCGCGCTCGTCCAATCGGTCCGACCTGGAGATGCGCCAAGAGTTCTCGTCGTTGCGCGGGAAGCCGCTCTTGGCGATGCGGATCTGGTTGTTGCAACGCTGCTCCAACCACGACTCCCGTCCAAGCTCGCGAATACGAGCCATCAGCTTGTCGCGCAGCTCGTGCAAGTAGAGCACGTCCGTCGCGGCGTACTTGAGCATTTTCGGCGTCAAGGGTCGCTGCGACCAGTCGCTCTTTTGGCTGTCCTTGGGAATTTTCACCCCGAAATTTTCCTCCAGCAGCGCCGCCAGCCCGATCCGCTTGATGCCGAGCAACTGGGAGGCGAGCATGGAGTCGAAGAGACTATTGGCCTCGAACTGGCAAAACTCCTCGAAGAGGCGCAGGTCGAAATCGCTGCCGTGCATGATCAAATGCAGCCCGGACAGGATCTTCCAAAAACGCTCCAGATCGAGGTCTGCCGTGACGTCCAGCAGGTAGATCGTTTTGTCGAAACGCAGCTGCAGCAGGCAGAGCTTGGTCTCGAAGTGATGCAGGTTGTCCGCCTCGCTATCGAGGGCGACCTCCGTTTCGCCAGCGAGATGGTCGCACAGCTTTTCCAAGTCGATCTGCTTGTCTACGTAGATAAATCCGTCTTCGTCCATACCGGGAGTGTCAGTCGTTCCAACCCACGAGAAACGCGTCCACCAACTCCGGCAGATCTTCGCTGTAGCCGCCTTCAAGCAAGGCCATGGTCGGCGTTTTGCTCGCCGCCATCCATTGGCCAAGGATCTTGAAATCGTTCATGCGCAAACTCATCTGGGTAATAGGGTCGTGTTCATAGGCATCGAAGCCCGCGGATACAAGAACGAGTTCTGGCTCAAAACTCAGGACCTCCCGCCAAGATTCCTGCAAGGTCTTCAGGTGCTCCGCCGGATCGCACTCCGGAGCCACCGGATAATTGCGGCAATTTCCCCGGGAAACCGTACCCGTTCCGGGATAGCAAGGCACTTGGTGGGCCGATACGTACAAGGCTCCCGCCACTCCCCACAGAAGCGCCTCGGTACCGTTGCCATGATGCGCGTCAAAATCCCAAACCGCCACCCGCGAAACACCGTTGGCCAAAGCCGCCCGAGCGCAAATCGCGGCGTGGTTGAGATAACAGAACCCCATCGCCTGCTCGCGTTCCGCGTGGTGCCCCGGCGGACGCATCAAGGAAAAGGCCTTTTGCCCCTCCAAGGCCGCCATCATCGCCGCCAACGACGCTCCGCAGGCAAGGCTGGCGATCTCGTAAATCCCGTTATAGTAGGCCGTATCCGAGTCAAAATGCTCCGCCACCTGCAAACGCTCCAGATGGGCGACCGAGTGGGCTCTCAACAAGTCCGCCTCCACGGCCGCCTCGAAGGTCGGCCATTCCCATTGCGGGTGACGGGCCCGCAACAAGGCCGCCGTCTCCTTCACGCGAGCGGGACATTCGGGATGTCCGGGAGACTCGTAGGCGATGCAACGCTCGTCGGAAAAGATCAGCATGCCGAAAAACCTGCACCGTTTCCGCCCAAATTGCAATGAGCAGGTCACCGCCCCGGCCCCTCTACAGCTTTTCGACCACTCCCTGCAGAAGCGTCCCCCTTCCTGATCCCACAAAAAAGCCCGACGCCTGATCAGGCGTCGGGCTGCGAAGAAATAGTATCCGCTTAATGGAGTCGGACAGCCGACTAGTAAACGTCGCGGCCGTAGCGGCGTTCCTTGGTCATCTGCTTCACGTAGGCGATGGCGTCTTCTTCGCTCTTCTTGCCGTGCTCCTGCACGATGTCGATGAGAGCTTGGTTGACGTCCTTGGCCATACGGGATGCGTCGCCGCACACGTAGAAGTAAGCGCCCTTGTCGAGCCATTCCCAGAGCTCCGCCCCGTTTTCGCGCATGCGATCCTGGACGTAAATCTTTTCGGGTTGGTCGCGGCTGAAAGCGAGGTCCAGCTTGGTGAGCACTCCCTTCTTGAGATAGTCCTGCCACTCGGTCTGGTAGAGGAAGTCGTAGGTGTAGCGCTGGTCGCCGAAGAAGAGCCAGTTTTCTCCCTTGGCTCCCGTCGCCGCGCGCTCTTCCACGAAGGCGCGGAAGGGAGCGATACCGGTGCCGGGGCCCACCATGATGATCGGCGTGCTGGGATCGGCGGGGAGCTTGAAGTTCTTGTTGCTGTGGAAATAGATACCGGCCTTGGTCCCTTCCTTCCAACTGTCGGCGATAAAGGTCGAGCACACGCCCTTCTTCTTGCGGCCGAAGGCTTCGTAGCGAACCGCTCCTACCGTGAGGTGCACTTCGTTCGGGTGAGCCGAGATGGCGGAAGCGATGGAGTACAAGCGCGGCGAGAGCGGACGCAGCAAGGAGACCCAGTCTCCGGCGCGCAGCGAGGACGGGTATTCCTTGACCAAGTCCACGATGTCGCGGCCCCAAGCCCAGTCTTTCACCGCATCGCGATCCTCCGCCATCTTGAGCAGGTCCTTGTGATCGCAGGCCTTGGCGTACTTCTTGAGGATGACCGTATTGATCGTACGCAGGTCCAAGTGCTTGCGCAGCACTTCGCCGAAGGGCACCGAGAGGTCGTCCTTGAAGGAAACGTTTTCGCGAGCCTTGAGCTTGGCCGCTTCCAGGAACTCCTCCACCAGGTCGTCTGCGTTTTCTGGAATCACTCCCAGAGCGTCGCCCGGCTCGTAGGTGAGGCCCGAGCCTTCGAGAGAGATTTCCGCGTGGATGGTTTCCTTGGCTGAGCCCGTTCCGTTGAGGTTGATGCTGGTGAGCATCTCGGCCTGGAACGGATTCGACTTGCTGTAGGCCGGAGCCATGGGAGCCGCCACCGCAGGTCCGCTCGGAAACGCGATCGTAGCTGCTCCGGCCGCCGGCTTGGCGATTTCCTTGAGCTTGGCGATAGCGCCGTTCGCCCAACCACTGTAGGGAGCTTCGAACTCCACGTCGCACTCCACGCGGTCGTAGATGCGGGTACCGCCGAGCTCTTCGAGTCGCTTGTCGAACTCCTTGGCCATCTGGTTGAATTGCGTGTAGGAGCTGTCGCCGAGACCGAGCACGGAGAAGTTCACCCCGTCGAGCTTCACAGCCTTCTCGGCCATGATCGCATCGTAAAAATCGGAAGCGCGGGACGGCGGCTCGCCTTCGCCCCAAGTGCTGACCAGCACCAGCAGGTTTTCCGCCTTGGCCAAATCCGCCAGCTTAGCGTCGGCCATGTCGACGACCTTGCACTTGAAGCCTTCCGCGGAAGCGGAATCCTTCACGCGGTCGGCGAGCCCTTCGGCATTGCCCGACTCGGAGCCAAAGAGAATCGTCAAGGGAGCGGAACCGCCCGCGGCTGCGGGAACGCCCGCGCCTTGGCCGAAACCTTGCTCGCCAGCGACGAGTCCGGCGAAAAAGCCCTTGAGCCAGGCGGCTTGCTGGGCATTTGCCGAGCCGAGAACCGAGTTCAGCGCAGCTGCCTGCTCCGGAGCAAAAGGAGCGTCGGCAGGAATGATTTGAATAGGCGTGTTGCTCATAAGCGTAAATTAGTCCGTCAAGCTTGGTAGCGCTAGAGCGGCTACCGGAAAATCCTGTCAGCAGGAGCCTTACCAAATGTAGGCGCAAACGGCGAAATCGACCGACAGGGAGGGCAGTAAGAAAGGCAGAGCCCAATTTATGGCAAGCCTCTAATAGAGGGCAGCCCCTACAACTCCAAGTCGTGCCAGTTCTTGGTCAAAAACAGGTGTCCCTGGATGCTGTCCACCAAGGGCGCGTAGCTGGACAAGGGGCCAGCCTTCTCTTCCAAGGTACGCACCGAAACGCCTACGAAGGTGACCGCGGAACGGGCGCTCTCCCGGGCGATCGACTCCAAGGGAGGATCCTTGGAGACTACGATCACCGGCTCCACCTCGATACGCGAATCCTTGAGCAGCTCCGCCATGCCGGCTTCCGCCGCCGCCCGTCCTTCCTCGTCGCGGATGATGCGCAGGATGCGGATGCGGGCTTCCTGCCAAGCCCGATTGCTCTGCATCAGGTGGGCCAAGGTGATCATCATGGAGCCGTTGGCCCGAGCCGACCACCAGACGTCGATCACCGAGTACAGGTGCGAATCGGGCTCCTTGGCCTTGGAGTAAACGAGCAGGTTGGTCTCCATCTCGAGAGCTTGGTGCACGGTGCTGGGAAAGTCATGGTCGCGCAGCCAACCGCTGCCCCACTCGATCATCAGCGTGTTGGGCTGCAAGTTGCCGAGCCCCGAGCCTTGCAGCAGAGAGGTGACGCCTTGCTCGAAGTCCTTGGCCACCACGACCTTGGAGAAAGCCGACATGCGCTCTTCCAAAATGCGTTCGTCCATCTGGCGGGTGAGAGCCTTCTGCCGCTCGAGCGAGTTCTTCCAGTCGCCGATGATGATGTGGGAAAGGAAGAGCACCCCCTTGTTGGCTTCGAGGTAACGGCCGAAGCGCAGCAGCTGGCTGTTCTCCTTCAAGTTGCTCATGAGCATGAGGATGGCTGGACGCCAGTTGCGCTGGTGCTGGCGGGAGGAGTAGAGCTTGAGCAAGCCCATGCGCGCCACCGCGAACCAGAAACCGCTGCGCATATCCCCCCAAGCCGTGCGATAGGAACGCCGGGCCAACACCGTGTAGGCGGTCACGATGAGGGCCACCGCCGCCACCGTGGCCAGCGGATTGAGCAAGAGCATGATGCCAAAACAGGCGATAGCTCCCACCAGCGAAACCAGCCAATGCACCTTGAAGGTGGGACGGTAGGTCGGATTGCTGGTCCAGCTCTCCAGGGCCGCCACCAGGTTCACCGCTCCGTAAGTCGCGAGGAAAAACATGGAGATGAGCGGCGCGATGAGGTTCAAGTCGCCCACCCACACGCATATCACGCTGATCCCGGCGCTCAGCACCAAGGCGATGCGCGGCTCCTTCGAGGGACCGTGCCCCTTCGCCAGAAAACGGGGCATCACACGGTCCTTGGCCAAGGCCTGCATGGTGCGAGGAGCTGCCACCAGGCTCGCCAGGGCCGACGAAAGCGTGGCCGCCCATAGCCCGGCAATCACTAGGGGAGGCGCCACCGAAATGGTCTTCATAACCAAGGCGTTCTCGATCAAATCCTCTCGGCTCGCCCCTAGGCTCAGCCACACCAGCTGCATCAAGTAGACCACAAAGGTCGCCCCTACCGCCCAAAGCGTCCCCCTCGGAATCGACTTCGTCGGATCCTTCAAGTCTCCCGACATGCTCACTCCAGACATGATGCCCGTGACGGCGGGAAAGAAGATGGCGAACACGCTCCAGAAGGACTGCCCCTCGATGTAGGCGGGCTCCGAGCGGGCTTCCCAGCCGTCGCTGATCTGGAAGCCCACGAAGAAGGAAGCCAACGAAACCGCCAGCGTAGCCAAGATCAGGTACTGGGCCTTCACCGCCACGCTGGCCCCGATCCATGCCACCACTGTGATCGCTCCCAAAGTGATCAAAGAAAAGGCGCGAGCGTCGAGGTCCGGGAACAGGTACTGCACCGACTCCGTGAAGCCGACCACGTAAAACGCCACCGAAATCGCTTGGGCCAAATAGAGCGGCATCCCGATCGCCCCGCCAAACTCTAGTCCCAGGCTACGGGAAACCAGAAAGTACGCCCCGCCCCCCTGGGCCTTGGTGTTGGTGGCGATCGCCGACAACGACAAAGCCGAGATAAACGTCACCAAGTTGGCGATACAAAGCATGGCGATCGCCCCCAAGAGGCCCGCGTTACCCACGACCCAACCGGAGCGCAGGAAGAGGATGACGCCGAGGATGGTGAGCACGTTCGGCACGAACACCCCACCAAAAGTCCCGAATTTCTGAGCTGGCTTTTCCATACAAGAAAAGCAGCTGCATCGCGCAAACCCTGAAGCAGAGCAAGCACTGTTGCGGCAGGCCAAAGCGAGCCGCCTCGCATTTGGGCGGCAATAGTCGCGAAATTGTCACGTTTCTCGTTGCCCC
This region of Pelagicoccus enzymogenes genomic DNA includes:
- a CDS encoding DNA mismatch endonuclease Vsr; this encodes MADKISKAKRSWLMSRVASKHTKPERLVRSLLHRLGYRFTVNGPKNKSLPGRPDIVFPSRKIALFVHGCFWHRHHGCKTATTPKSNTAYWNAKFARNVERDCQTEAALQQKGWQVIVVWECELKQLEQLAARLINTLPRVDSLNLPEDIDDSQLVAETQAVYASRLSKSR
- a CDS encoding GAF domain-containing sensor histidine kinase, producing MIIAPLPNDESDRIAALKRYQILDTEAEELFDDISKIAAAICDVPIALISLIDEDRQWFKSKVGLEATETPREYAFCSHAILQPGELLIVPDASKDPRFCDNPLVTGAPDIRFYAGSPIVTNDRQALGTLCVIDSKSRQLTEAQAEALRHLSKQVCANLELRLARKKLELLNEAKNKFFSLIAHDLRSPINSILSIAELLVDPNSGLSPEDEEQFKKHLYASARVTSQTAENLLSLIQFEQGRFSFEPRSLSVRETLSACEDSISGSCKSKGIRILTSCNPDLVAWADSRLLQSIVQNLLSNAVKFSHLSGKILLNARSDGETVTITVQDFGQGIKPKALDLLFDYTSSYSTSGTAGEHGSGLGLALCKQFSQRLGGDLVLESEYGKGTTATLTIPAKE
- a CDS encoding fatty acid CoA ligase family protein, with amino-acid sequence MTVVNVSRFLDEKAQTQSEVAALMVPRGRDSHGKIDYLRLSFRELAAEQNEWARRLRAKGIGKGSRVLLMVKPGLPLIAICFALFKIGAVPVVIDPGMGLKSFLNCVRRSQPEFLVGISLAVWVSRVFRKSFRSVRAKVKVGGPLDRVASGFAEEAAADTQRDDLAAVLFTSGSTGAPKGVCYEHGMFEAQVEAIRRQYQIEPGEVDLPMLPIFALFNPALGMTTVVPEINPSKPATVDPQKIVQAIQQCGVTNSFGSPALWAKIGVYCDSHDIELPSLKRILMAGAPVPPTLMKRFKRILTNGHVHSPYGATEVLPVSSVVDDEVLEIAAERSARGEGTCVGRILEGVEARILPLKDEAMEVGDLQRALPAGEIGEIVVTGPSVTKAYDQLPEATRLSKIVDGERVWHRIGDLGYIDADGRLWFCGRKVERVETVDGVFYTDRCEGVVNVHEKIFRSALIRYETDGQVVPALVLEPFAGMYPKSSDEEQALLREVRSLAAACEVTADIRHFFLHKGFPVDVRHNAKIHRLTLAKEFAGR
- a CDS encoding ribonuclease D; amino-acid sequence: MDEDGFIYVDKQIDLEKLCDHLAGETEVALDSEADNLHHFETKLCLLQLRFDKTIYLLDVTADLDLERFWKILSGLHLIMHGSDFDLRLFEEFCQFEANSLFDSMLASQLLGIKRIGLAALLEENFGVKIPKDSQKSDWSQRPLTPKMLKYAATDVLYLHELRDKLMARIRELGRESWLEQRCNNQIRIAKSGFPRNDENSWRISRSDRLDERGQAAVYELWHWRQNLAKRLDRPPFKVLGNDYIIALAEGVSEGNWEFVFEGLPQGIQRRARQGLKDALKQGASRDVETLPQRPPRPERRAPLSQQELDRQDTVKAFRDKLSKELAIDPTLIATRSQVAQVARDPDDLSGFLPWQQELLGPCLEDLKAQP
- a CDS encoding histone deacetylase family protein, translating into MLIFSDERCIAYESPGHPECPARVKETAALLRARHPQWEWPTFEAAVEADLLRAHSVAHLERLQVAEHFDSDTAYYNGIYEIASLACGASLAAMMAALEGQKAFSLMRPPGHHAEREQAMGFCYLNHAAICARAALANGVSRVAVWDFDAHHGNGTEALLWGVAGALYVSAHQVPCYPGTGTVSRGNCRNYPVAPECDPAEHLKTLQESWREVLSFEPELVLVSAGFDAYEHDPITQMSLRMNDFKILGQWMAASKTPTMALLEGGYSEDLPELVDAFLVGWND
- a CDS encoding assimilatory sulfite reductase (NADPH) flavoprotein subunit, translating into MSNTPIQIIPADAPFAPEQAAALNSVLGSANAQQAAWLKGFFAGLVAGEQGFGQGAGVPAAAGGSAPLTILFGSESGNAEGLADRVKDSASAEGFKCKVVDMADAKLADLAKAENLLVLVSTWGEGEPPSRASDFYDAIMAEKAVKLDGVNFSVLGLGDSSYTQFNQMAKEFDKRLEELGGTRIYDRVECDVEFEAPYSGWANGAIAKLKEIAKPAAGAATIAFPSGPAVAAPMAPAYSKSNPFQAEMLTSINLNGTGSAKETIHAEISLEGSGLTYEPGDALGVIPENADDLVEEFLEAAKLKARENVSFKDDLSVPFGEVLRKHLDLRTINTVILKKYAKACDHKDLLKMAEDRDAVKDWAWGRDIVDLVKEYPSSLRAGDWVSLLRPLSPRLYSIASAISAHPNEVHLTVGAVRYEAFGRKKKGVCSTFIADSWKEGTKAGIYFHSNKNFKLPADPSTPIIMVGPGTGIAPFRAFVEERAATGAKGENWLFFGDQRYTYDFLYQTEWQDYLKKGVLTKLDLAFSRDQPEKIYVQDRMRENGAELWEWLDKGAYFYVCGDASRMAKDVNQALIDIVQEHGKKSEEDAIAYVKQMTKERRYGRDVY
- a CDS encoding amino acid permease, whose translation is MEKPAQKFGTFGGVFVPNVLTILGVILFLRSGWVVGNAGLLGAIAMLCIANLVTFISALSLSAIATNTKAQGGGAYFLVSRSLGLEFGGAIGMPLYLAQAISVAFYVVGFTESVQYLFPDLDARAFSLITLGAITVVAWIGASVAVKAQYLILATLAVSLASFFVGFQISDGWEARSEPAYIEGQSFWSVFAIFFPAVTGIMSGVSMSGDLKDPTKSIPRGTLWAVGATFVVYLMQLVWLSLGASREDLIENALVMKTISVAPPLVIAGLWAATLSSALASLVAAPRTMQALAKDRVMPRFLAKGHGPSKEPRIALVLSAGISVICVWVGDLNLIAPLISMFFLATYGAVNLVAALESWTSNPTYRPTFKVHWLVSLVGAIACFGIMLLLNPLATVAAVALIVTAYTVLARRSYRTAWGDMRSGFWFAVARMGLLKLYSSRQHQRNWRPAILMLMSNLKENSQLLRFGRYLEANKGVLFLSHIIIGDWKNSLERQKALTRQMDERILEERMSAFSKVVVAKDFEQGVTSLLQGSGLGNLQPNTLMIEWGSGWLRDHDFPSTVHQALEMETNLLVYSKAKEPDSHLYSVIDVWWSARANGSMMITLAHLMQSNRAWQEARIRILRIIRDEEGRAAAEAGMAELLKDSRIEVEPVIVVSKDPPLESIARESARSAVTFVGVSVRTLEEKAGPLSSYAPLVDSIQGHLFLTKNWHDLEL